In Xyrauchen texanus isolate HMW12.3.18 chromosome 35, RBS_HiC_50CHRs, whole genome shotgun sequence, one DNA window encodes the following:
- the ebp gene encoding 3-beta-hydroxysteroid-Delta(8),Delta(7)-isomerase: MQKQAETINHPYWPRNLSIPNYVANNRSMSEILIFLFSVSGILLLATWLLTGRKVSGSRLSGGRRLALCWFTVCGFIHGVIEGWFSLYYTIIPEDQSFLSQLWKEYCKGDSRYAIADNFTVCMETVTACLWGPFSIWIVVAFLYNRPYRFVLQLIVSLGQLYGAVLYFFTEHRDGYIHSEYGHPIYFWFYFVFMNILWIVIPFCLIVDSWCQLSSSQCMLDKAVLKGKSKRN, encoded by the exons ATGCAGAAGCAAGCAGAAACTATAAATCATCCATATTGGCCACGCAACCTATCTATTCCAAACTATGTTGCAAATAACCGTTCAATGTCAGAGATTCTCATATTCCTGTTCTCTGTGTCCGGGATACTGCTGCTTGCCACCTGGTTACTGACTGGGCGGAAGGTATCTGGGAGCAGGCTTAGTGGAGGGAGAAGGTTAGCACTGTGCTGGTTCACTGTGTGTGGCTTCATCCATGGAGTAATAGAGGGATGGTTCTCTTTATACTACACCATCATTCCCGAAGACCAGAGTTTCCTGTCTCAACTCT gGAAGGAATATTGCAAAGGAGACAGCAGATATGCCAT CGCGGATAATTTCACTGTTTGCATGGAGACAGTGACTGCTTGTCTGTGGGGTCCCTTCAGCATATGGATTGTTGTGGCCTTCCTGTATAATCGTCCTTACAGATTTGTCTTGCAGCTCATCGTATCTCTCG GTCAGCTGTATGGTGCAGTCCTCTACTTCTTCACTGAGCATAGAGATGGATACATTCACAGCGAGTATGGGCACCCCATCTACTTCTGGTTCTACTTTGTTTTCATGAATATTTTGTGgattgtcattcctttctgtcTTATAGTGGATTCATGGTGTCAGCTATCTTCCAGTCAATGCATGTTAGATAAAGCAGTCCTGAAAGGGAAATCTAAAAGAAACTAG